From the Chlamydia ibidis 10-1398/6 genome, the window ACAAACGAAAACTGTAGTTCAGTTTTGCTTTCGCCATAGTTGTATATTCATAAGTCCCAACAGCACCACATAATGCACAAATAAAACCTAGGGCAAAGGAAGTAACAGGTGAAAGGGAACTATAGAGTAGAACTACTAAAAACGTTAATACTAGAGAGTGAACAACAACGCGTTGAAAAAGATCTCCATAAAAAGGAGTTTTAAACTTGTTTAAGTTCATGTGACTATCTACCTCCTCGTCGTGATCGTTGTTGGTAAGCTGTAATTGCATCCCGCAAATGGCGTCCAGTAAAGTCTGGCCAAAGGACATCTGTAACATAAAGTTCTGTGTATGCTATTTGCCACAACAAAAAATTACTTACACGCATTTCGCCACCTGTGCGAATGAGTAAATCGGGATCGCCCACTTCTGAAGTGTCTAGATAGGAATTTACTAAACTTTCTGAAACATCCTCAAGGGATATGGTTCGATTTAATAAGTCAAGATGCAATTTCTTAAACGCACGTATGAGTTCATCCTTCCCCCCGTAGTTAATTGCGAGAACTAAGTCCATACGAGAAAATGTATTGGTCACATTAATAACTTTATTCAATTTGTCCTGAATGTAGCTAGGCAACTTTGACAAATTCCCAATACAACGAAGTCGGATTTGGTTTTCGATCAAATAAGGTAGTTGGATATCTAATTGCGTACTAAATAAAGAGAAAAGTTCACTCACTTCATCCTGAGAACGTAAGAAATTTTCTGTGGAGAAAGCAAACAATGTTAAGACTTCTACTCCGTAGGTAAGAGCAGATTGAACAATCCTCGGGAGAACTTTTGCTCCATAGTAATGTCCAGAGGAGTATTCTAAATGAGCCGGTTTCTGTTGTTGTTTGTACCAGCGACGATTACCATCCATGATAATAGCAATATGCCTGGGTGATGGATTCCGTGAAACAGGTTGAGATGCTTCTTCGGGGACTAGAGATATGTCTGTATTATCAGATATGGTAGCGTACGTCACAGCCTATTTCTCGGACACAACTTTCTGGCATCAGGTTAGCAAGAAAAGTTTTTAGATTCTCTGAAAACTTAGGCTCCTCACTAAGGAACTTCTGGAGAGACATACTAGAAGAATTATCATATCTTGACAAGACGACATTCATAAATCTCGGTATAGAGTGAGTCCCAGTTATATTGTCGATAAATTATTTTTATTGTCTGTTTTGCTAATTCTATTAGAGGGTTTTATCTATATTAATAATATTTTTAAAATCTTGAAAAGAGATTTTATTTGTTTGTTTTGTTATATTGTTTTGTTTATTTTTGACTATAATATCACAGAATATTTGCTCTGATCTAATTTA encodes:
- a CDS encoding isoprenyl transferase, coding for MSLVPEEASQPVSRNPSPRHIAIIMDGNRRWYKQQQKPAHLEYSSGHYYGAKVLPRIVQSALTYGVEVLTLFAFSTENFLRSQDEVSELFSLFSTQLDIQLPYLIENQIRLRCIGNLSKLPSYIQDKLNKVINVTNTFSRMDLVLAINYGGKDELIRAFKKLHLDLLNRTISLEDVSESLVNSYLDTSEVGDPDLLIRTGGEMRVSNFLLWQIAYTELYVTDVLWPDFTGRHLRDAITAYQQRSRRGGR